The Candidatus Omnitrophota bacterium genome has a window encoding:
- a CDS encoding tetratricopeptide repeat protein has protein sequence MTRRVVFLTILSFFLSAQALFASTAADVKKGNLLYNNKKYDEAIKVYDAALEKKSDSAMLRFNKGDALYSKENYTAAIESYNKALAAGESGILSPTDYNIGNAQYKIGSAAAKTDMEKAKGSYETALEFYKRSIDLNPNDRDAKYNYEFVDQKLMALKKKQESQKDKKQEDKKDQQQPNQQDKNQQDQKQQQDKQKDKQKDQQQEPQQQKQGQDKKDKQDQSQGGGGKEQDKDKPESEKDKQQDQQKSEGKGEQDKQQQEKQKQDQRQQQEEEKKKEQEEQKKKEEEQRKQEEREQQEEQKQRQEEQKKQDQQRKQEEEQKKEQEQQGQSEEGQNMQFYQASEGESKEMTEQEAKMLLEGYKGEEATGQSIRMRRKQVPLPDPDKNW, from the coding sequence GTGACGCGTAGAGTAGTTTTTCTGACAATTTTATCGTTCTTTTTGAGCGCTCAGGCGTTGTTTGCCTCAACCGCCGCTGATGTAAAAAAAGGTAATTTATTGTATAATAACAAAAAATATGACGAAGCGATAAAGGTATATGACGCCGCGCTGGAAAAAAAATCGGATAGCGCTATGCTGCGTTTTAACAAGGGCGATGCGCTGTATAGCAAGGAAAATTATACCGCGGCTATAGAGTCATACAATAAAGCGCTGGCTGCGGGCGAATCGGGCATATTATCGCCCACCGATTATAATATAGGTAACGCACAATATAAGATTGGCAGCGCGGCAGCAAAAACGGATATGGAGAAAGCCAAAGGATCCTATGAGACAGCGCTGGAATTTTATAAGCGTTCTATAGACTTGAATCCTAATGATAGGGATGCCAAGTATAATTATGAGTTTGTAGATCAGAAGCTGATGGCGTTAAAGAAGAAGCAGGAGAGCCAAAAGGATAAGAAGCAGGAGGACAAGAAGGATCAGCAACAGCCCAATCAGCAAGACAAGAATCAGCAGGACCAAAAACAGCAGCAGGATAAACAAAAGGATAAGCAGAAAGATCAGCAGCAAGAGCCCCAACAGCAAAAACAGGGCCAGGATAAGAAGGATAAGCAGGATCAGAGTCAGGGTGGTGGCGGCAAAGAGCAGGATAAAGATAAGCCTGAAAGCGAAAAAGATAAGCAACAGGACCAGCAAAAATCTGAAGGTAAGGGTGAGCAGGATAAGCAGCAACAGGAAAAACAAAAGCAGGATCAGAGGCAACAACAAGAGGAAGAGAAGAAGAAGGAGCAGGAGGAACAAAAAAAGAAAGAAGAAGAACAGCGTAAGCAAGAAGAGCGGGAGCAGCAAGAGGAACAAAAACAGCGACAAGAAGAACAGAAAAAACAGGATCAGCAAAGAAAACAAGAGGAAGAGCAGAAAAAAGAGCAAGAACAGCAGGGTCAGAGTGAAGAAGGTCAAAATATGCAGTTTTACCAGGCTTCAGAAGGCGAGTCCAAAGAGATGACGGAACAGGAAGCTAAGATGCTTCTCGAGGGGTACAAGGGTGAAGAAGCAACGGGCCAGTCGATACGCATGAGAAGAAAGCAGGTTCCCTTGCCTGATCCGGACAAGAATTGGTAA
- a CDS encoding VWA domain-containing protein yields the protein MHYGDIKYISIFISSAVLIIIFYILVMRRRESLMEKFADKNMLGGITPTVSIARKIWKIVLIASALLLCIFSLARPQWGFEWQEIKRIGLDMLIAVDVSKSMLARDVRPNRLERSKLAIKDLVKKLNGDRVGLVAFAGTAFLQCPLTIDYNGFLLALDDMNTDTIPRPGTSVSGAIKEAMNAFKGPEKKFKVLVLITDGEELEGDAISVANEAAQAGIRIYCIGVGTPEGELIPTIDERGERAYLADKRGQAVKTRLNEELLKRIAVATGGSYVHATQSDFGLILLYDKVISKLEKQELDTKMKKHYKERYQIFLALAIALLLIESLFSERRR from the coding sequence ATGCATTACGGCGACATAAAATATATATCAATATTCATCTCTTCCGCGGTCCTGATAATCATATTCTATATACTGGTGATGAGGCGGCGCGAGAGCCTGATGGAAAAATTCGCCGATAAGAATATGTTGGGCGGGATAACGCCCACAGTAAGTATTGCCCGCAAAATTTGGAAGATAGTCCTGATAGCGAGCGCGCTTCTTTTGTGTATATTCTCACTTGCCCGCCCGCAGTGGGGCTTCGAGTGGCAGGAGATAAAAAGGATCGGCCTCGATATGCTGATAGCCGTTGATGTTTCGAAAAGTATGCTTGCCCGCGATGTCAGGCCCAATAGGCTCGAAAGATCGAAGCTTGCGATAAAGGATCTTGTTAAAAAATTAAATGGAGACAGGGTGGGGTTGGTGGCATTTGCGGGAACCGCGTTTCTACAATGCCCTTTGACTATAGATTATAATGGTTTTCTTCTGGCGCTTGACGATATGAATACAGATACGATACCGAGGCCCGGAACATCCGTATCCGGCGCTATCAAAGAAGCGATGAACGCGTTTAAGGGGCCCGAGAAGAAATTTAAAGTGCTGGTGCTGATTACCGACGGTGAAGAACTCGAGGGCGATGCTATAAGCGTAGCAAACGAAGCCGCTCAGGCAGGTATAAGAATATACTGCATCGGCGTCGGAACCCCGGAAGGAGAGCTTATTCCTACCATAGATGAGCGCGGAGAGAGAGCATACCTTGCCGATAAGCGCGGCCAGGCCGTTAAGACGAGATTAAACGAAGAGCTGTTAAAGAGAATAGCCGTCGCTACGGGCGGAAGCTATGTTCATGCCACACAAAGCGATTTTGGGCTCATATTACTGTATGATAAAGTAATCTCTAAATTGGAAAAGCAGGAACTGGACACGAAGATGAAGAAGCACTACAAGGAAAGATATCAGATATTTCTGGCCCTCGCGATAGCTCTCCTGTTGATAGAGTCGCTTTTTTCTGAGAGGAGAAGGTAG